One window of Trichoderma breve strain T069 chromosome 3, whole genome shotgun sequence genomic DNA carries:
- a CDS encoding glycosyl hydrolases family 18 domain-containing protein, with amino-acid sequence MKRCRGWPAVYVLFIFVVFTNAQLSSVLTRCPARCNETGPNPSAWTYYHDFNALVNCNATVLFELNVYNSVDNSDTHLSFRACTANGQESDFTDDHTVKLLSLSSATSAHVADAALAAGQLGDYVRSNAHYTQILFAKSKTVIAGLYSGSQIQAGSASSVVQKFANVIKSQNSVPERQAIQEALKGWNDAQCLSGAATELLSDTSVSLIPAKEVSVTPFTRRALDSLLGLDSTITPRATCKYIQAQSGDGCFSFCNKTIQLNQYVCCSSGSLPDFSPKPYANGTCFTYTINPGDYCQAIATAYQMEVTGIENYNNNTWGWMGCNDLGVGLRICLSTGIPPFPANVPNAECGPQVNNTQLTTNYQNWTNLNPCPLNACCDIWGQCGITSDFCTPDPASTGAPGTAQPGSNGCISNCGTDIVTGPAVANFARIGYYEAFGYSRACLHMSPSEIPSTYTHVHFAFANITADYAVDVSEYSNIFDAFVQTSGFKKILSFGGWGFSTGPQTYPIFRSGVTPAQRQTFANNVAAFIQQYSLDGVDFDWEYPGAPDIPGIPPGSPDDGTNYLAFLKLVRAALPSDYSVSLTAPASFWYLKGFPIAEMSKVVDYIVYMTYDLHGQWDYGNSFSDPGCPAGNCLRSQINHTETAQAFSMITKAGVPINMLMLGQPLYGRAFQMTEAGCYGEMCTYTGPASGALPGKCTGTAGYISNWEINQIISNSTYASQQYYSVDAGDILVYDSTQWVSWMKPSTYNSRSAWAQALGFGGIADWAVDLNASYTSNGTEIGEGSGVVYIPPSIYNETSPTVACSPPCTFVFPPWTLSTMTTISQPPVTMTVEDIWPSVSTDDGGVTTTVYVSKTVVTTISIPPVITDTISLWNVEWTDTGVTTIYLTSSIVFPGVTLTEPPDTVTTSSSTTVLAGIIYTYSPGPYPIYTGSSPGQTTTPIPPPPPPGSVGHVHVSVGPPSPQCFPGEIGCGGLCSLNCGAGIGCIGICGCIGPFCPDGSNCIGPGCGGEGSSEPTGTNRPTSCERSTTVTDCKVACSLTLASGGSEYSTDCYTTTCQEHVGCNIRATTTTSETTIGCPTLPPYSAWWTATDEPVPLMGDGAGGGSVLVTGTFTQPSTPITPVQSSSSKTSSSKTSSSATSSSSSPPPPPPNTGELCLGLLTAATSELATYAYIIFNPGDPCSGTYVTDGNIGSAEQVCDIPDNHKTVSLCAGTGTFENEGPEFFSDPSCGFALSLNGQLYETAQKVSYDDSLPTC; translated from the exons ATGAAGCGTTGTCGCGGCTGGCCAGCCGTGTACGTGCTTTTTATATTCGTCGTCTTTACAAATGCTCAGCTGTCATCTGTACTCACAAGATGCCCTGCGAGATGCAATGAGACGGGGCCAAACCCTTCTGCCTGGACCTACTATCATGATTTCAATGCCCTGGTAAACTGCAACGCCACGGTCCTTTTCGAACTTAATGTCTATAACTCAGTTGATAATTCAGACACTCACCTCTCGTTTCGGGCATGCACTGCCAATGGACAAGAGTCTGACTTTACTGATGATCATACTG TGAAGCTCTTGTCCTTGAGTTCGGCCACATCCGCTCACGTTGCAGACgctgctttggctgctggacaACTGGGAGACTACGTACGAAGCAACGCTCATTATACGCAAATACTGTTTGCCAAATCCAAGACTGTCATTGCTGGACTGTACTCGGGATCTCAAATCCAAGCTGGCAGCGCTTCTTCTGTTGTTCAAAAGTTCGCCAATGTGATTAAAAGCCAAAACTCAGTTCCAGAGCGTCAAGCTATCCAG GAGGCCCTCAAGGGCTGGAACGACGCCCAATGTCTCTCTGGAGCAGCTACGGAGCTATTGTCGGATACCTCTGTTAGTCTTATTCCTGCTAAAGAGGTGTCAGTGACACCTTTCACACGCCGCGCCCTCGACAGCCTGCTTGGCCTAGACTCTACTATTACTCCAAGGGCAACGTGCAAGTATATCCAGGCTCAGTCGGGCGACGGCTGCTTTTC TTTCTGCAACAAGACAATCCAGCTTAATCAGTATGTATGCTGTTCATCTGGAAGCTTGCCAGATTTCTCTCCGAAGCCATACGCAAACGGCACTTGCTTTACATACACCATCAACCCAGGTGATTACTGCCAAGCGATTGCTACCGCCTATCAAATGGAAGTGACCGGCATAGAG AactacaacaacaacacgTGGGGTTGGATGGGATGCAATGATCTTGGCGTAGGCCTGAGAATCTGCCTAAGTACTGGAATTCCTCCATTCCCTGCCAATGTGCCAAACGCCGAATGTGGTCCACAGGTCAACAATACGCAACTGACCACCAACTATCAAAATTGGACAAATCTTAATCCATGTCCATTGAACGCCTGTTGTGATATCTGGGGCCAGTGTGGCATAACATCG GACTTCTGCACTCCGGACCCAGCTAGCACTGGCGCCCCAGGTACTGCGCAGCCTGGAAGCAATGGTTGCATATCCAACTGCGGCACTGATATAGTTACCGGACCGGCTGTGGCCAACTTTGCAAGAATTGGATATTATGAGGCCTTTGGCTACTCGAGAGCTTGTTTACACATGTCTCCGAGCGAGATCCCGTCTACTTACACGCACGTGCACTTTGCATTTGCGAATATCACCGCAGACTACGCTGTTGATGTTAGCGAGTATTCCAACATTTTTGATGCATTTGTGCAAACTTCTGGCTTCAAGAAAATCTTGTCGTTTGGTGGCTGGGGGTTTTCAACCGG ACCACAAACCTATCCGATATTCAGATCAGGAGTTACTCCTGCCCAAAGACAAACGTTTGCGAACAACGTCGCCGCATTCATTCAGCAGTACTCCCTAGATGGCGTAGATTTTGACTGGGAG TACCCTGGTGCCCCTGATATTCCTGGAATTCCCCCTGGTAGTCCAGACGATGGCACAAACTACCTGGCATTTCTCAAGCTAGTTCGTGCAGCTCTTCCCAGTGACTACAGTGTATCCTTGACGGCCCCAGCCTCCTTTTGGTACCTCAAAGGTTTCCCCATCGCCGAGATGAGTAAAGTCGTCGATTACATTGTCTATATGACATATGATCTCCATGGCCAGTGGGATTATGGAAATTCATTCT ccGATCCCGGATGTCCGGCCGGCAACTGTCTTCGCTCGCAAATCAACCATACAGAAACAGCACAGGCATTCTCCATGATCACCAAAGCCGGTGTACCGATCAACATGCTAATGCTGGGTCAGCCCTTGTATGGTCGTGCTTTCCAGATGACAGAGGCAGGCTGTTATGGTGAAATGTGCACATATACCGGACCTGCTAGCGGAGCTCTACCTGGGAAATGCACCGGAACGGCAGGTTACATCTCGAATTGGGAAATCAACCAAATCATCAGTAACAGCACTTATGCCTCACAGCAGTACTACTCGGTAGATGCCGGCGATATCTTGGTTTATGACTCAACACAGTGGGTCTCgtggatgaagccatctACCTACAACAGCCGTAGCGCCTGGGCTCAAGCCTTGGGCTTCGGCGGGATAGCAGATTGGGCGGTAGATCTCAACGCAAGCTACACATCCAATGGCACTGAGATTGGCGAGGGCTCCGGCGTCGTATACATACCGCCAAGCATCTATAACGAAACGTCACCCACCGTAGCTTGCTCACCACCATGCACCTTTGTCTTTCCGCCGTGGACTCTATCAACAATGACTACCATCTCTCAGCCACCAGTCACAATGACGGTCGAGGACATCTGGCCATCCGTCTCTACCGATGACGGAGGCGTTACAACAACCGTATACGTATCAAAGACGGTGGTTACGACAATATCTATCCCGCCTGTCATCACGGATACGATATCTCTCTGGAACGTGGAATGGACCGACACTGGCGTAACCACGATCTATCTGACCAGCAGCATAGTCTTCCCAGGCGTCACGCTCACGGAGCCGCCGGACACAGTGACCACTTCGAGCTCTACCACTGTCCTGGCCGGAATTATATACACATACAGCCCTGGACCCTATCCAATTTACACAGGTAGTTCCCCTGGCCAAACTACTACACCAattcctcctccgcctcccccCGGCAGCGTAGGCCATGTTCACGTTAGTGTTGGTCCTCCGAGTCCGCAATGTTTCCCCGGAGAGATTGGTTGCGGCGGCCTATGCTCGCTGAATTGCGGCGCAGGCATAGGCTGTATCGGTATTTGCGGTTGTATAGGGCCCTTCTGCCCAGATGGTAGCAACTGCATCGGTCCCGGTTGTGGAGGCGAAGGAAGCAGTGAGCCCACTGGCACAAACAGACCAACTTCTTGTGAAAGAAGCACAACCGTGACAGACTGTAAGGTTGCTTGCTCCCTTACTCTCGCCTCGGGAGGATCAGAATACTCGACGGACTGCTATACAACTACCTGCCAGGAACACGTCGGCTGTAATATCCGAGCAACTACCACGACGTCCGAAACCACAATTGGCTGTCCGACGCTGCCACCATATAGTGCCTGGTGGACGGCTACCGATGAGCCTGTGCCGTTGATGGGAGACggagctggtggtggctCAGTGCTGGTGACGGGAACTTTCACGCAGCCATCAACGCCTATTACACCTGTGCAGTCTTCCTCGAGCAAGACCTCTTCGAGCAAGACCTCCTCGTCagcgacatcatcgtcatcatcgcctccgcctccaccTCCTAACACAGGCGAACTTTGCCTTGGGCTGCTCACTGCTGCAACCTCAGAGCTCGCTACCTATGcctatattatatttaatcCAG GTGACCCCTGTAGTGGCACGTATGTAACAGATGGTAATATCGGTTCTGCAGAGCAAGTATGCGATATCCCAGACAACCACAAGACAGTGTCGTTGTGCGCTGGCACAGGTACATTTGAGAACGAGGGCCCGGAGTTTTTTTCGGATCCCAGCTGTGGTTTCGCCCTCTCACTTAATGGTCAGCTCTATGAGACAGCTCAAAAGGTCAGTTATGACGATA GCCTGCCTACATGCTAG